A single window of Meiothermus sp. DNA harbors:
- the gcvT gene encoding glycine cleavage system aminomethyltransferase GcvT yields the protein MKTTPLHQAHLALGAKMVPFAGYEMPIQYTSITSEHLAVRGLAGMFDVSHMGEFWVRGPGALAFLQYVTLNDAAKLKVGRAQYSMLPNAQGGVVDDIYLYHTAENEYLMVVNAANIEKDWAHLGSLKAGFEVELENASDFFALIAVQGPQAVAVLQKLADTDLLSRKKNDTFMGKLAGKWVRFARTGYTGEDGYEVFAAPDEARAVWEALLGAEVTPCGLGARDTLRLEAGFPLYGHELTDETSPLCTPFGWVVKGYKEFYGKQALLESPCKRRLVGLLVEGGIPREGYRVLKEGREVGVLTSGTHSPILKKGIGMGYVEAELAEVGTLLEVEIRGRMAGATVVEMPFVKLQ from the coding sequence ATGAAAACCACCCCACTTCATCAAGCGCACCTGGCGCTGGGGGCCAAGATGGTTCCCTTTGCAGGCTACGAGATGCCCATCCAATACACCTCCATCACCTCCGAGCACCTGGCCGTGCGGGGGCTCGCGGGCATGTTCGACGTGAGCCACATGGGCGAGTTCTGGGTGCGGGGGCCGGGGGCGCTTGCTTTTTTGCAGTACGTGACCCTCAACGATGCCGCCAAGCTCAAAGTCGGGCGGGCCCAGTACTCCATGCTGCCCAATGCCCAAGGGGGTGTGGTGGACGATATTTATCTCTACCACACCGCCGAAAATGAGTACCTGATGGTGGTGAACGCGGCCAACATCGAGAAAGACTGGGCTCACCTGGGCAGTTTGAAGGCGGGTTTTGAAGTAGAGCTCGAGAACGCTTCCGACTTCTTTGCCCTTATTGCGGTACAGGGCCCCCAGGCGGTGGCGGTGCTGCAAAAGCTCGCCGATACCGACCTCCTTTCGCGTAAAAAGAACGATACCTTTATGGGCAAGCTGGCCGGGAAGTGGGTGCGCTTTGCCCGCACCGGCTACACCGGCGAGGACGGCTACGAGGTGTTTGCGGCCCCCGACGAGGCCCGGGCAGTCTGGGAGGCTTTGTTAGGGGCGGAGGTGACTCCATGTGGGTTGGGGGCGCGGGATACCCTGCGGCTGGAGGCGGGCTTCCCCCTCTACGGCCACGAACTGACCGACGAAACCAGCCCGCTCTGTACGCCCTTTGGCTGGGTGGTCAAGGGCTACAAGGAGTTTTACGGCAAGCAGGCCCTGCTAGAAAGCCCCTGTAAACGCAGGCTGGTGGGTCTGTTGGTTGAAGGGGGTATTCCCCGCGAGGGCTACCGGGTGCTGAAGGAGGGGCGCGAGGTGGGCGTTCTAACCTCGGGCACGCACTCACCCATCCTCAAAAAGGGCATCGGTATGGGGTATGTGGAGGCAGAGCTGGCCGAAGTGGGTACCCTGTTGGAGGTCGAAATCCGGGGCAGGATGGCCGGCGCAACCGTGGTCGAGATGCCTTTTGTCAAGCTGCAGTAA
- a CDS encoding ATP/GTP-binding protein — protein sequence MSTINFAAREINFKIVYYGPGMSGKTTNLKWVFQQVPQNRKGEMVSLATEDERTLFFDFLPVDLGEVKGFKTRFHLYTVPGQVFYNASRKLILRGVDGIVFVADSAPNRLRANAESMRNLRENLTEYGIKLEDIPIVLQANKRDTPDALPVEMIQAVIDPEMRLPIFEAVATTGVGVFETLKAVSRQVLSRVAAAS from the coding sequence ATGAGCACGATTAACTTTGCCGCTCGCGAGATCAACTTCAAAATCGTCTACTATGGCCCCGGAATGTCCGGCAAAACCACCAACCTCAAATGGGTTTTCCAGCAGGTGCCCCAAAACCGCAAAGGCGAGATGGTCTCGCTGGCTACCGAGGACGAGCGCACCCTCTTCTTCGACTTTTTGCCGGTGGACTTGGGCGAGGTGAAGGGCTTCAAGACCCGCTTTCACCTCTACACCGTGCCGGGGCAGGTCTTCTACAACGCCAGCCGCAAGCTGATTCTGCGGGGGGTGGACGGCATCGTGTTCGTGGCCGACTCGGCCCCCAACCGCTTGCGGGCCAATGCCGAGTCCATGCGCAACCTGCGCGAGAACCTGACCGAGTATGGCATCAAGCTCGAGGACATCCCCATCGTGCTTCAGGCCAATAAGCGCGACACCCCTGATGCCCTGCCGGTAGAGATGATCCAGGCCGTGATAGACCCCGAGATGCGCCTGCCCATCTTCGAGGCGGTGGCCACTACAGGGGTTGGGGTCTTCGAGACCCTCAAGGCCGTGAGCCGCCAGGTGCTCTCCCGAGTTGCGGCGGCCAGTTAG
- a CDS encoding roadblock/LC7 domain-containing protein, giving the protein MVEPAIALFGGAYEKASHVLEELLRESGARYALLLDRKGFVLAHKEALWAPRPPALDSLATLIAGNAAATQALAKMLGEPRFNELLHQGTTHGLYAEEVGELALLVVIFDNSAPVGRVKLFGKRAVQALEAITQEAVVQPGTLGIDSEYRDGASALLDELFGN; this is encoded by the coding sequence ATGGTTGAGCCTGCCATCGCACTCTTTGGGGGCGCCTATGAGAAGGCTTCGCACGTCCTCGAGGAGCTGCTGCGCGAGAGCGGGGCACGTTACGCACTGCTGCTAGACCGCAAGGGATTCGTGCTGGCCCACAAGGAAGCCCTCTGGGCCCCCAGGCCCCCGGCGCTGGATTCGCTGGCTACCCTGATTGCTGGTAACGCCGCCGCCACCCAGGCCCTGGCCAAAATGCTGGGCGAGCCCCGCTTCAACGAGCTCCTGCACCAGGGAACCACGCACGGCCTGTACGCCGAAGAGGTGGGCGAGCTGGCCTTGCTGGTGGTCATTTTCGACAACTCGGCCCCGGTAGGCCGGGTCAAGCTGTTTGGCAAGCGGGCGGTACAAGCCCTCGAGGCCATCACCCAAGAAGCGGTGGTGCAGCCCGGAACCCTGGGCATCGACAGCGAGTATCGAGACGGGGCCAGCGCCCTCCTGGACGAACTATTTGGTAACTAA